The following coding sequences are from one Aliarcobacter skirrowii CCUG 10374 window:
- the gmhA gene encoding D-sedoheptulose 7-phosphate isomerase, giving the protein MQNAIIKEFLAHQETIAKVIETMQEPLLEASKLAVETLRAGNKVLLCGNGGSAADAQHIAAELTGRYKTERRGLPGIALTTDTSALTAIGNDYGYDRVFDRQVEALAQKGDLLIGISTSGNSKNVINALKVAREMGCKTLGLTGRDGGAMNELCDINLVVPSNDTPRIQEMHILFAHTICQIIDNELSN; this is encoded by the coding sequence ATGCAAAATGCAATAATTAAAGAGTTTTTAGCTCACCAAGAGACAATTGCTAAAGTAATAGAGACTATGCAAGAGCCACTTTTAGAGGCTTCAAAACTTGCAGTTGAAACTTTAAGAGCGGGAAATAAAGTTTTACTTTGTGGAAATGGTGGAAGTGCAGCAGATGCACAGCATATTGCAGCAGAGCTTACAGGAAGATATAAAACTGAAAGAAGAGGATTACCAGGAATTGCTCTTACAACTGATACAAGTGCATTAACAGCTATTGGAAATGATTATGGATATGATAGAGTTTTTGATAGACAAGTTGAAGCATTGGCACAAAAAGGCGATTTATTAATAGGAATTTCAACTTCTGGAAATAGTAAAAATGTAATAAATGCTTTAAAAGTTGCAAGAGAAATGGGATGCAAAACTTTAGGATTAACTGGACGAGATGGTGGAGCTATGAATGAGCTCTGTGATATAAACTTGGTTGTTCCTTCAAATGATACACCTAGAATTCAAGAGATGCATATTCTTTTTGCACATACAATTTGTCAAATTATTGACAATGAATTAAGTAATTAA